The following proteins come from a genomic window of uncultured Methanobrevibacter sp.:
- the frhD gene encoding coenzyme F420-reducing hydrogenase, FrhD protein produces the protein MPYDSDIIVVGCGNVLFKDDGFGPIVINLLQKYTDDKNDYYDPAVTSYVEDEFDKDILAQIEKKFEGITLPDSVQFVDGGTAAPTNFFPLYAEYDWKKLIVIDVVEFNAEPGTVDSFDPNVMQIGKYDNPHGMTVEEPLQKISEKCEVVVVGCKPAEIPTPDVDMGLTEPVEKAVPKAIDLILNEIGVK, from the coding sequence ATGCCTTATGATTCGGATATAATCGTTGTCGGTTGTGGAAATGTATTATTCAAAGATGATGGATTCGGTCCAATTGTTATAAATCTTTTGCAAAAATACACTGATGATAAAAATGATTATTATGACCCTGCGGTTACTTCCTATGTAGAGGATGAATTTGATAAGGATATTTTAGCTCAAATAGAAAAGAAATTTGAAGGTATAACTTTACCGGATTCTGTTCAATTTGTTGACGGTGGAACAGCAGCTCCTACAAACTTTTTCCCGTTATATGCTGAGTACGATTGGAAAAAGCTGATAGTTATTGATGTAGTTGAGTTTAATGCAGAACCTGGAACAGTTGATTCATTTGATCCGAATGTTATGCAGATAGGAAAATATGATAACCCTCACGGAATGACTGTTGAGGAACCTCTTCAAAAAATCTCTGAAAAATGCGAAGTAGTTGTAGTAGGTTGTAAACCAGCCGAAATACCAACTCCGGATGTAGATATGGGTTTAACAGAGCCTGTAGAAAAGGCAGTTCCTAAAGCTATTGATCTTATTTTAAATGAAATCGGGGTAAAATAA
- a CDS encoding TIGR00375 family protein — MLVNADFHIHSCFSMASSKDMIIKNIAPKSKLKGLNLLGTGDAFHPGWLDIIEESTVPTAEGIYSSEGMDFVLTTEVEGKNKIHHLIIIPDIDIARELSGKLPSKNKNQDGRPKTQLDGAEILDLVRQYDCLIGPAHAFTPWTGMYKSFDSIYDCYGKKPDFVELGLSADTFMADTVSELKDFVFLTNSDAHSPWPHRLGREFNQIELQDISFSSIKKAFKKRDVKANYGLLPNLGKYHMTACTKCYKLVDPIAAKENKMKCSCGGRIKKGVDFRISEIADFKSPKHPDFRPDYIHLMPLAELIATVYDKGVTTKTVQGKWQKLIGEFNTEIDVLINASISDIEKIDSNVSGAIEAFRNKTIDVIPGGGGKYGEILFDKAPKKPENKKIVTLDNF; from the coding sequence ATGTTAGTAAATGCTGATTTTCACATTCACAGCTGTTTTTCAATGGCATCATCAAAAGACATGATTATAAAAAATATCGCTCCAAAGTCAAAACTGAAAGGTCTTAATCTTTTAGGAACCGGAGATGCTTTTCATCCGGGATGGCTTGACATTATAGAGGAAAGCACTGTCCCTACAGCAGAAGGAATATATTCCTCTGAAGGTATGGATTTTGTTCTAACAACTGAAGTTGAGGGTAAAAACAAGATTCATCACCTCATTATTATTCCGGACATTGACATTGCAAGAGAACTCTCTGGAAAACTTCCATCCAAAAATAAAAATCAGGACGGAAGGCCAAAAACACAACTGGACGGTGCAGAAATCCTGGATTTGGTTCGTCAATACGATTGTCTTATCGGTCCTGCACATGCATTCACACCATGGACAGGAATGTATAAATCCTTCGACAGTATTTACGACTGTTACGGTAAAAAACCTGATTTTGTTGAACTGGGTTTATCTGCAGATACATTCATGGCTGATACTGTCAGTGAACTTAAGGACTTTGTATTCCTCACCAATTCGGATGCACACTCTCCATGGCCTCATCGATTGGGTCGTGAGTTTAATCAAATCGAGCTTCAAGACATTTCATTTTCATCAATAAAAAAGGCTTTTAAAAAGAGAGATGTTAAAGCAAATTACGGTTTGCTTCCAAATCTTGGAAAGTATCATATGACTGCATGTACCAAGTGCTATAAACTGGTTGATCCTATAGCTGCAAAGGAAAACAAGATGAAATGCAGCTGCGGCGGAAGAATTAAGAAGGGAGTGGACTTTAGAATATCTGAAATTGCTGATTTTAAAAGTCCAAAACATCCTGATTTCAGGCCGGATTATATTCATCTGATGCCTCTTGCAGAGCTGATTGCAACAGTATATGATAAAGGAGTTACAACAAAAACCGTTCAGGGCAAATGGCAGAAGCTGATTGGCGAGTTCAACACTGAAATTGATGTTTTAATCAATGCTTCGATTAGTGATATTGAAAAAATAGATTCAAATGTTTCCGGAGCCATTGAAGCGTTTAGAAATAAGACTATCGATGTCATTCCTGGTGGTGGCGGTAAATACGGCGAAATATTATTCGATAAAGCACCTAAAAAGCCTGAAAATAAGAAGATAGTTACTTTGGATAATTTTTAA
- the frhA gene encoding coenzyme F420 hydrogenase subunit alpha yields the protein MKDRVVISPTTRQEGHAELVMEVDDEGIVTKGMYFSITPVRGLEKMVLNKAPETAPVLCQRICGVCPIPHTLASAEAMDMALGIEIPTAAKLLRKATAAAHGINSAAIHHFLVAPDITNESNFATAVDSVSEIRKTVQYVVDMCAGEGIHPADIRVGGMARNITPFTKDRLIERMTALRPKLEEHVEFIKGLVLDAGLPKDLGVVNQPLMAMDATYGTNEFDMDKFSEVLPEAWYDDPEIGTRACSVIPLWEGNNVETGPRARMEKFQGFKDKGVIAQHVARADEMLKNYDACMEALDALDTSAPANVSYDKRGTGELGFGVIEGPRGTDVHMAKVVEGKTQFYSAIVPTTWNIPTMGPATEGFHHEFGPHVIRAYDPCLSCATHVMVVDDEDKSILKNEMVRI from the coding sequence TTGAAAGATAGAGTAGTTATATCTCCTACAACTCGTCAAGAAGGTCATGCCGAATTGGTCATGGAAGTTGACGATGAAGGGATTGTTACAAAAGGTATGTATTTTAGTATAACTCCTGTTAGGGGTTTAGAAAAGATGGTTCTTAACAAAGCTCCTGAAACAGCTCCTGTTTTATGTCAAAGAATTTGTGGAGTATGTCCAATTCCACACACATTAGCTTCTGCTGAAGCAATGGATATGGCATTAGGAATTGAAATTCCTACAGCTGCTAAATTGTTAAGAAAAGCTACTGCAGCAGCACATGGTATTAACAGTGCAGCTATTCACCACTTCTTAGTTGCTCCAGATATTACTAACGAAAGTAATTTCGCAACTGCAGTTGACAGTGTAAGTGAAATCAGAAAAACTGTACAATATGTTGTAGACATGTGTGCTGGTGAAGGAATCCACCCTGCTGATATTAGAGTCGGTGGTATGGCAAGAAACATTACTCCATTCACTAAAGACAGATTAATTGAAAGAATGACTGCACTCAGACCAAAACTCGAAGAACATGTAGAATTCATTAAAGGATTAGTTCTCGACGCAGGTTTACCAAAAGATTTAGGTGTAGTTAACCAACCATTAATGGCTATGGATGCTACTTACGGTACCAACGAATTTGACATGGACAAATTCTCTGAAGTATTACCTGAAGCATGGTATGATGATCCAGAAATTGGTACAAGAGCTTGCTCCGTTATTCCTTTATGGGAAGGTAACAATGTAGAAACTGGTCCTAGAGCAAGAATGGAAAAATTCCAAGGATTCAAAGACAAAGGTGTAATCGCTCAACACGTTGCACGTGCTGACGAAATGCTCAAAAACTACGACGCATGTATGGAAGCATTAGATGCACTTGACACTTCTGCTCCTGCAAACGTAAGTTACGATAAAAGAGGTACTGGTGAATTAGGATTTGGTGTAATCGAAGGTCCTAGAGGAACTGATGTACATATGGCAAAAGTTGTAGAAGGAAAAACTCAATTCTACTCTGCAATTGTACCAACTACTTGGAACATTCCAACTATGGGTCCTGCAACTGAAGGATTCCACCATGAGTTTGGTCCACATGTAATCAGAGCATACGACCCATGTTTATCATGTGCTACTCACGTAATGGTAGTTGACGATGAAGATAAATCCATTCTTAAAAATGAAATGGTGAGAATCTAG
- a CDS encoding endoglucanase has product MDKANIIISVIIVLCIAAAVAAYGITNSDNPIFSDLSSMSSNNNGNGLGNNTTNPTNTSSVAVTNGGGSSNAGSGSGASSGSSYGGSSSSSSSSASSYDSGSSNSGSSSNSGSSSSGTSLSYSSAQSIANSAVGEPGCYAGSVYYSGGYWYATIYDEDGNAVDSIMISDATGSVSRG; this is encoded by the coding sequence TTGGATAAAGCAAACATTATAATTTCTGTAATTATCGTATTATGTATTGCGGCAGCAGTTGCTGCATATGGTATAACTAATAGTGATAATCCAATATTCTCTGATTTATCAAGTATGTCATCCAATAACAATGGAAACGGACTTGGAAATAACACCACAAACCCAACCAATACCAGCTCTGTAGCTGTAACTAATGGTGGAGGAAGCAGCAACGCTGGTTCCGGTTCTGGAGCATCAAGTGGAAGTTCCTACGGAGGCAGTAGTAGCAGCAGTAGTAGTTCAGCATCAAGCTACGATAGTGGAAGCAGTAATTCAGGATCCAGTTCCAATTCTGGATCAAGTTCTAGTGGTACTTCCTTATCATACTCATCAGCACAAAGTATTGCTAACAGTGCTGTAGGCGAACCTGGATGCTATGCTGGAAGTGTTTACTATTCAGGTGGATATTGGTATGCTACAATCTACGATGAAGACGGAAATGCAGTAGATAGCATCATGATTAGTGATGCAACAGGTAGCGTAAGTAGAGGATAA